A single region of the Bartonella harrusi genome encodes:
- a CDS encoding riboflavin synthase, with product MFTGIITDIGYIEDVQSLKKGVRLNISTRYALESLKIGASIACSGICLTLVERGSKEANTRWFVVEAWEEALRLTNLVQWTKGTCINLERSLRLGDEMGGHLVSGHVDGLAEIIDKKNEGDAVRFFLQVQKQFVPFIVSKGSIALNGVSLTVNSVEDCIFDVLIIRHTLEMTTWGQAKIGDQVNLEIDPLARYVAKFSGFKGIDT from the coding sequence ATGTTCACAGGGATTATAACGGATATCGGTTATATTGAAGACGTCCAATCTTTAAAAAAAGGGGTCCGTTTAAATATTTCTACACGCTATGCACTGGAGAGTTTAAAAATTGGTGCATCAATTGCGTGTTCAGGAATTTGTTTGACTCTCGTTGAGAGAGGATCAAAAGAAGCGAATACGCGTTGGTTTGTTGTGGAAGCTTGGGAAGAAGCATTGCGTTTAACGAATCTTGTACAGTGGACAAAAGGAACTTGCATTAACTTAGAGCGTTCCCTCCGATTAGGTGATGAAATGGGGGGACATTTGGTTTCTGGTCATGTTGACGGTTTAGCTGAAATCATTGACAAAAAAAATGAAGGGGATGCCGTTCGTTTTTTTCTACAAGTTCAAAAGCAATTTGTCCCTTTTATTGTAAGTAAAGGTTCTATCGCACTAAATGGTGTATCTTTAACCGTTAATAGTGTTGAAGATTGTATTTTTGATGTTCTTATTATTCGTCATACACTTGAAATGACAACTTGGGGGCAAGCTAAAATTGGCGATCAGGTCAATTTAGAAATCGATCCATTGGCTCGTTATGTTGCAAAGTTTTCTGGTTTTAAAGGGATAGATACGTAA
- a CDS encoding 6,7-dimethyl-8-ribityllumazine synthase, which produces MIKGIHKKMHLLIVEARFYDGISDALLTGAVNVLQKAEASYDIVTVPGALEIPAAIAFAEKNNKVSYDGYIALGCVIRGETYHFEIVANDSCRALMDLTVHKHLAIGNGILTVEDAKQAWVRAKQDEKNKGGFAAKAALCMIALKKKFGENH; this is translated from the coding sequence ATGATAAAAGGGATACATAAAAAAATGCATCTATTAATTGTTGAAGCGCGTTTTTATGATGGGATTTCTGATGCACTTCTTACAGGTGCAGTAAACGTTTTGCAAAAAGCTGAAGCAAGTTATGATATCGTAACCGTTCCAGGAGCATTAGAAATACCAGCGGCAATAGCGTTTGCTGAAAAAAATAATAAGGTGTCTTATGATGGTTATATTGCACTTGGCTGTGTTATTCGCGGTGAAACGTATCATTTTGAAATTGTTGCGAATGATTCTTGTCGTGCATTAATGGATTTAACTGTTCATAAACACTTGGCTATTGGAAATGGTATTTTGACTGTTGAAGATGCAAAACAAGCATGGGTGCGTGCCAAACAGGATGAAAAAAATAAAGGTGGTTTTGCTGCTAAAGCTGCTTTATGTATGATCGCTCTGAAGAAGAAATTTGGAGAGAATCATTAA
- the nusB gene encoding transcription antitermination factor NusB produces MADIKDKYSSRSANKRGAARLAAVQALYQMDVVGSGVMETAAEYKAYRLGKDIDGDQYLDADFQWFLAIITGVVKDQKQLDPMLHQQLSAEWSLSRLDSILRAILRAGLWELINRQDVPVAVVMSEYVDIAKAFFEGDEPKLVNAVLDSMAKSIRF; encoded by the coding sequence ATGGCTGATATAAAAGACAAATATTCTTCGCGTTCAGCCAATAAACGTGGAGCAGCAAGACTCGCTGCGGTTCAAGCACTTTATCAAATGGATGTCGTTGGTTCTGGAGTCATGGAAACGGCAGCTGAATATAAGGCTTATCGTTTAGGAAAAGATATTGATGGAGATCAGTATCTTGATGCAGATTTTCAATGGTTTTTGGCTATAATCACTGGTGTTGTAAAAGATCAAAAACAACTTGATCCTATGCTTCATCAACAGCTTTCTGCGGAATGGTCACTTTCACGTCTTGATTCTATACTCCGTGCGATTTTGCGCGCAGGGTTATGGGAGTTGATCAACCGCCAAGATGTGCCTGTTGCTGTTGTTATGAGTGAATATGTTGATATAGCAAAAGCGTTTTTTGAAGGTGATGAGCCAAAGCTGGTTAATGCGGTTCTTGATAGCATGGCCAAAAGCATTCGCTTCTAA
- a CDS encoding outer membrane protein assembly factor BamE, producing MSQITVLVKRKLLISLSIASIVAVSGCSILDTSGSSQIYQEGYVLDRDALNSVSVGSSQEQVILSLGTPSLKTKYDNEVFYYISQTRYRAMQFMKTKIIDRKVLAIYFNKNNQVSKIANYGLQNGQVFDFITQTTPTATKEQPFLIQIIKGPANLPTHN from the coding sequence ATGTCCCAAATAACGGTCTTGGTCAAGCGTAAGTTATTAATTAGTCTGTCAATAGCAAGTATAGTAGCGGTTTCTGGTTGTAGTATTCTTGATACTTCGGGTTCAAGTCAGATATATCAGGAAGGTTACGTCCTTGATAGAGATGCTCTTAATTCTGTTTCCGTTGGATCAAGCCAAGAGCAAGTTATTTTAAGTTTAGGAACTCCTTCTTTAAAAACAAAATATGATAATGAGGTCTTCTATTATATCTCACAAACGCGCTATCGTGCGATGCAATTTATGAAAACAAAAATTATCGACCGTAAAGTTTTAGCTATTTACTTTAATAAGAATAACCAAGTTTCTAAAATAGCCAATTATGGTCTACAAAATGGACAGGTGTTTGATTTTATCACACAAACAACTCCAACCGCTACAAAAGAGCAGCCTTTCTTAATACAAATTATTAAAGGCCCTGCAAATTTGCCAACGCATAATTAA
- a CDS encoding DUF177 domain-containing protein produces the protein MNVQNIPQMTFALAYPISVRSLPAKGIKVSICTNQQECAHLAKNHDLVEVKSCEGKFHIFPWKKRGIRIKGLLRARIIQLCVITLEPLENILRENIEVVLLPENSNLIKPKIPEDTQELFLDAEGMDPPEVFYGDKIDIGTIMEEFFELSINRYPRKEGVEMHMIENLEKVEQKLSPFSVLKSWK, from the coding sequence ATGAATGTTCAAAATATTCCTCAAATGACATTTGCTTTGGCTTATCCAATATCAGTCCGTTCTCTCCCTGCTAAAGGTATAAAGGTTTCTATTTGTACAAACCAGCAAGAGTGTGCTCATTTGGCTAAGAATCACGATTTAGTTGAAGTGAAATCTTGTGAGGGAAAATTTCATATTTTTCCGTGGAAAAAGCGCGGGATACGTATAAAAGGTCTATTGCGGGCTCGTATAATACAGTTATGTGTCATCACATTAGAGCCATTAGAAAATATTCTTCGTGAAAATATTGAGGTTGTTTTGCTTCCTGAAAATTCAAATTTGATAAAGCCAAAAATACCAGAGGATACACAAGAATTGTTTTTAGATGCGGAGGGGATGGATCCGCCAGAAGTATTTTACGGAGATAAGATTGATATTGGTACCATTATGGAAGAATTTTTTGAGTTGTCCATTAATCGTTATCCACGCAAAGAGGGGGTAGAGATGCATATGATTGAAAATTTAGAAAAAGTTGAACAAAAGTTATCGCCATTTTCTGTTTTAAAAAGTTGGAAGTGA
- the plsX gene encoding phosphate acyltransferase PlsX, with translation MIRISVDVMGGDYGPEATIAGAAIVQKYLPNIYFLFYGVEEVVIPVLKKYPSLASISRFYPTESYTRMDEKPSQALRNGRGKSSMWYAIEAVKNGNADACISAGNTGALMAMSYFCLKMMAEAERPGIAGIWPTLRSESIVLDIGATIGASANQLVDLAVMGAGMFRALYHTERPSVGLLNVGVEEVKGLYEIKKAGMILREVHLEGLEYKGFVEGNDIGKGTVDVVVTEGFSGNIALKTAEGTARQIAEILNSAMRSSFFSSLGYFLSRSAFRTLKHKMDPDRVNGGVLLGLNGVVIKSHGSANSKGFASAIRVGYEMVHNGLLKKITADLRRFHENKETLFDQEGEAIINEKRL, from the coding sequence GTGATTAGAATTTCTGTGGATGTAATGGGCGGTGATTATGGTCCAGAAGCGACTATTGCAGGAGCAGCAATTGTACAAAAATATTTGCCAAATATTTATTTTCTGTTCTATGGGGTAGAGGAGGTTGTGATACCGGTTTTAAAAAAATACCCTTCTTTAGCTTCCATTTCACGTTTCTATCCTACGGAAAGTTATACGCGCATGGATGAAAAGCCAAGTCAGGCACTGAGAAATGGGCGTGGTAAATCATCAATGTGGTATGCAATTGAAGCAGTGAAAAATGGGAATGCTGATGCTTGTATTTCTGCGGGAAATACAGGTGCACTCATGGCAATGTCTTATTTTTGTTTGAAAATGATGGCAGAGGCTGAACGTCCTGGAATTGCTGGTATTTGGCCAACACTTCGTAGTGAAAGTATTGTTTTAGATATTGGTGCAACGATTGGTGCGTCTGCTAATCAGTTAGTTGATTTGGCAGTTATGGGCGCAGGTATGTTTCGTGCTCTCTATCACACTGAAAGGCCGAGTGTTGGTCTTTTAAATGTCGGTGTTGAAGAGGTTAAAGGTCTTTATGAAATTAAAAAGGCCGGAATGATATTACGCGAAGTGCACTTAGAAGGGTTAGAGTATAAGGGATTTGTTGAAGGAAACGACATTGGTAAGGGAACGGTAGATGTTGTTGTAACAGAAGGTTTTTCTGGTAATATTGCTTTAAAAACCGCAGAAGGGACTGCGCGACAGATAGCTGAGATTCTAAACTCCGCTATGCGCAGTTCTTTTTTTTCATCGCTCGGTTATTTTTTATCGCGGAGTGCTTTTCGGACGCTGAAACACAAAATGGATCCAGATAGGGTAAATGGCGGGGTATTATTGGGATTGAACGGTGTTGTGATCAAAAGTCATGGGAGTGCAAATTCTAAAGGTTTTGCTTCTGCTATCCGTGTTGGTTATGAGATGGTTCATAATGGGCTTTTAAAAAAAATAACGGCTGATTTACGGCGATTTCACGAGAATAAAGAAACACTCTTTGATCAAGAAGGTGAAGCAATAATAAATGAGAAGAGATTATGA
- a CDS encoding beta-ketoacyl-ACP synthase III, which yields MIRSVVRGVGSALPKKSLSNDEIAEFVETSDSWIVQRTGIQQRYIANENETTVSLGIEAAQAALINAGLTIKDIDCILLATSTPNRTFPASAVEIQHALGMSHGFAFDIQAVCSGFIFALATGDAYLRCGAAKRILVIGSDTFSRIVDWKDRTTCVLFGDGAGAAILEARESKSNIALDRGILATKLRSNGAYKDKLYVDGGPSTTQTTGYLRMEGREVFKYAVGMITDVVDDCFADAGIDSLQLNWFIPHQANKRIIEASAKKLGIAIDKVVITVDQHGNTSAASVPLALTMAVHEGKIKKGDLVMLEAMGGGFTWGAILIRW from the coding sequence ATGATTCGATCGGTTGTGCGTGGTGTAGGAAGTGCCTTGCCAAAAAAAAGCTTATCGAATGATGAGATTGCGGAGTTTGTTGAAACATCAGATTCATGGATTGTGCAGCGTACAGGTATACAACAACGTTATATTGCCAATGAAAATGAGACAACTGTTTCTTTAGGAATTGAGGCTGCGCAAGCAGCACTTATCAATGCAGGGCTAACAATAAAAGATATTGATTGTATTCTTTTAGCAACCTCAACGCCAAACCGCACTTTTCCTGCTTCTGCTGTTGAAATTCAGCATGCTTTAGGAATGAGTCACGGATTTGCTTTTGATATTCAGGCTGTTTGCTCTGGTTTTATTTTTGCTTTAGCAACAGGAGATGCTTATTTACGCTGTGGAGCAGCTAAAAGAATTTTAGTTATCGGATCTGATACGTTTTCTCGAATTGTAGATTGGAAAGATCGCACCACATGTGTTTTATTTGGTGATGGTGCAGGAGCTGCTATTTTAGAAGCACGAGAAAGTAAGAGTAATATAGCTCTTGATCGTGGTATATTGGCGACAAAATTGCGCTCTAATGGTGCGTATAAAGATAAGCTTTATGTTGATGGTGGTCCTTCGACAACACAAACAACGGGCTATTTACGTATGGAAGGACGAGAAGTTTTTAAATATGCTGTTGGTATGATAACCGATGTGGTTGATGATTGTTTTGCAGATGCTGGTATAGATTCTTTACAATTAAATTGGTTTATACCTCATCAGGCCAATAAACGTATTATTGAAGCATCAGCTAAAAAATTAGGAATTGCTATCGATAAAGTTGTGATTACTGTTGATCAACACGGTAATACATCTGCGGCATCAGTGCCTTTAGCATTAACAATGGCTGTTCATGAGGGAAAAATTAAAAAAGGAGATCTTGTTATGTTAGAAGCTATGGGAGGTGGGTTTACGTGGGGAGCAATTCTTATTCGTTGGTAG
- a CDS encoding integration host factor subunit alpha produces the protein MTSKTVTRADLASVVCRRVGLSHTESAALVELVLDEICNSLVRGEAVKLSSFATFQVRSKNERVGRNPKTGIEAPIPPRRVVTFKAANVLKQRVLDSHRVRQKIT, from the coding sequence ATGACAAGTAAGACAGTAACGCGTGCAGATTTAGCGAGCGTAGTTTGTAGAAGGGTAGGCTTGTCACATACTGAATCAGCAGCCTTGGTTGAGTTGGTTTTAGATGAAATTTGCAATTCACTTGTGAGGGGTGAAGCCGTTAAACTTTCTTCTTTTGCAACTTTTCAAGTTCGAAGTAAAAATGAACGTGTTGGACGCAATCCCAAAACCGGTATTGAAGCGCCTATCCCGCCACGACGTGTTGTGACATTTAAAGCTGCAAATGTACTTAAACAAAGAGTTTTGGATTCGCATCGTGTGAGACAAAAAATAACATAA
- a CDS encoding MerR family transcriptional regulator, which produces MDKSSDAFRTISEVAELLEIPQHVLRFWETRFQQIKPMKRGGGRRYYRPTDIDLLNGIKRLLYDQGYTIKGVQRLLKENGVAFVTAFGNGDLDSMNVVIEKKQAGQSFENSHNKPKKSSFGLLSFMRSEGEASVGSVNTHKDKTDKALLQETLFELIECKRVLDRVR; this is translated from the coding sequence ATGGATAAGAGCTCTGATGCTTTTCGCACAATTAGCGAAGTAGCCGAGTTGTTGGAGATTCCGCAACATGTTTTGCGATTCTGGGAGACGCGTTTTCAGCAGATAAAACCAATGAAACGTGGTGGAGGAAGGCGCTATTATCGTCCGACAGATATTGATTTGCTCAATGGTATTAAGCGGTTGTTGTACGATCAGGGTTATACCATAAAAGGCGTGCAACGCCTTTTGAAGGAGAATGGCGTTGCTTTTGTTACGGCATTTGGTAATGGTGACCTTGATTCTATGAATGTTGTCATAGAGAAGAAACAGGCCGGACAATCTTTTGAAAATTCTCATAATAAGCCTAAAAAATCTTCTTTTGGGCTTTTAAGTTTCATGAGGAGTGAGGGAGAAGCATCTGTTGGATCTGTCAATACGCATAAAGACAAAACTGATAAAGCATTGTTGCAGGAAACACTGTTTGAATTAATCGAATGTAAACGTGTACTTGATAGAGTGCGATAA
- the thrS gene encoding threonine--tRNA ligase, with the protein MSCSISLSFPDGSQRDYPSKMTGLELAQTISKSLVKKAVAYNLNGITRDLSDPLEQSGQIEIITREDPRALELIRHDCAHVLAEAVQELFPDTQVTIGPVIENGFYYDFARQQPFTLDDLTIIEKKMREIIQRNKPFKKEIWSRKKAKEVFSEKGELYKIELIDSIPENQDLKIYYQGDWFDLCRGPHMQSTGQIGNAFKLMKVAGAYWRGDSNNPMLTRIYGTAFANENDLKAYLHMLEEAEKRDHRRLGREMDLFHFQEEGQGMIFWHKKGWKMFQNLINYMRRRLDDHQYAEVNAPQVLDRSLWEISGHWGWYKENMFKTIPAAEDWDDETVYALKPMNCPGHVQIFKHGLKSYRDLPIRLAEFGLVHRYEPSGALHGLMRARGFTQDDAHIFCTDEQLEDECLNINDLILSTYADFGFKEISLKLSTRPEKRVGSDALWEHAENIMKSVLKTIETKFAGQIKTSILLGEGAFYGPKFEYTLKDAIGREWQCGTTQIDFNLPERFGAFYIDKDSEKRQPVMIHRAIFGSMERFLGMLIENFSGHIPLWLAPEQIVVATITSEANEYAKKITAKLKAAGLSATLDLRNEKINYKIREHSLQKVPIILVCGKREFETNSVNMRRLGSTNPVSLSTEEAIKQLTQEATPPDLHRLINI; encoded by the coding sequence ATGTCTTGTTCTATTTCTCTTTCTTTTCCTGATGGTTCACAACGTGATTATCCTAGCAAAATGACTGGTTTAGAATTGGCACAAACCATTTCTAAATCACTTGTAAAAAAAGCAGTCGCCTACAATCTCAACGGAATCACTCGAGATCTATCAGATCCATTAGAACAATCTGGTCAAATAGAAATCATCACCCGAGAAGATCCACGTGCTCTTGAACTCATCCGCCATGATTGTGCACATGTGTTAGCTGAAGCAGTGCAAGAACTCTTTCCTGACACACAAGTGACAATTGGTCCTGTCATTGAAAATGGTTTTTATTACGATTTCGCACGCCAACAACCTTTTACATTGGATGATCTCACGATTATTGAGAAAAAAATGCGTGAAATTATTCAACGCAATAAGCCTTTTAAAAAAGAAATTTGGTCTCGTAAAAAAGCAAAAGAGGTTTTTTCTGAAAAGGGCGAACTTTATAAGATAGAGCTTATTGACAGTATCCCTGAAAATCAAGATTTAAAAATTTATTATCAAGGTGATTGGTTTGATCTTTGCCGTGGACCACACATGCAATCTACTGGGCAAATAGGAAACGCCTTCAAACTGATGAAAGTCGCAGGAGCTTATTGGCGCGGTGATTCCAATAATCCAATGCTCACGAGAATTTATGGCACAGCATTTGCCAATGAAAATGACTTAAAAGCTTATCTCCACATGCTAGAAGAAGCTGAAAAACGTGATCATCGCCGCTTAGGACGTGAAATGGATTTATTTCATTTCCAAGAAGAAGGACAAGGAATGATTTTTTGGCATAAAAAAGGCTGGAAAATGTTCCAAAATTTGATCAACTATATGCGTAGGCGTCTAGATGATCATCAATATGCTGAAGTAAATGCACCACAAGTTCTCGATAGATCGCTTTGGGAAATATCTGGACATTGGGGATGGTATAAGGAGAATATGTTCAAAACAATTCCAGCAGCTGAGGATTGGGATGATGAAACTGTTTATGCTCTTAAACCAATGAATTGCCCTGGTCACGTACAAATTTTTAAACATGGTTTAAAATCTTACCGTGATTTGCCTATAAGACTTGCTGAATTTGGTCTTGTCCATCGTTATGAACCTTCAGGGGCTCTCCATGGTCTTATGCGTGCACGCGGCTTTACACAAGATGACGCACATATTTTCTGTACAGATGAGCAGTTAGAAGATGAATGCCTCAATATTAATGATTTAATTTTATCAACTTATGCTGATTTTGGTTTTAAAGAAATCAGCCTTAAGCTTTCAACACGTCCAGAAAAGCGAGTTGGATCTGATGCGTTATGGGAACATGCAGAAAATATCATGAAATCCGTTCTCAAAACTATTGAAACAAAATTTGCCGGACAAATAAAAACCAGTATTCTTCTAGGTGAAGGTGCATTTTATGGTCCAAAATTTGAATATACATTAAAAGATGCTATCGGTCGTGAATGGCAATGTGGAACAACACAAATAGACTTTAATCTCCCAGAACGTTTTGGTGCATTTTATATTGATAAAGATTCAGAAAAACGCCAACCTGTTATGATTCACCGAGCTATTTTTGGATCAATGGAGCGTTTTCTTGGTATGTTAATCGAAAATTTTTCTGGACATATACCACTCTGGCTTGCCCCTGAACAAATTGTTGTAGCAACAATTACATCCGAAGCAAATGAATATGCAAAAAAAATAACAGCGAAACTTAAAGCTGCTGGACTTTCTGCAACATTAGATCTGCGTAATGAAAAAATTAACTATAAAATACGTGAACACTCTTTACAAAAAGTTCCGATAATTTTGGTATGTGGCAAACGTGAATTTGAGACGAACAGTGTAAACATGCGCCGCTTAGGAAGCACAAATCCTGTTTCCTTGTCTACAGAAGAAGCAATTAAGCAACTCACGCAGGAAGCAACACCACCAGATTTACACCGATTAATAAATATCTAA
- the yidD gene encoding membrane protein insertion efficiency factor YidD, translated as MLTFQPRQKNRRTRNYRGPWRKTPGRLLGIFLICFYQITLSSLIGNQCRHAPTCSEYIYEAIARHGLWAGAWMGFFRIIRCGPFGTYGFDPVPPALEKSCCFYKPWRYWKISTKYNK; from the coding sequence ATGCTCACATTCCAGCCCCGACAGAAAAACAGGAGAACGCGAAATTATAGAGGGCCTTGGCGAAAAACGCCTGGACGATTATTGGGTATTTTCTTGATATGTTTCTATCAAATAACGCTTTCCAGCCTTATAGGAAATCAATGCCGTCATGCACCAACCTGTTCAGAATATATTTATGAAGCAATCGCACGCCACGGACTATGGGCTGGTGCATGGATGGGATTTTTTCGTATCATACGTTGTGGTCCATTTGGAACATATGGATTTGATCCAGTACCTCCCGCTCTTGAAAAAAGTTGTTGTTTTTATAAACCTTGGCGTTACTGGAAAATTTCTACAAAATACAATAAATAG
- a CDS encoding iron-sulfur cluster assembly scaffold protein, with protein sequence MIDSLYSDKILEYAAHISKFGRLNNPDATSKKHARLCGSTITVDLKIKNNIVTEFAHEGHACVLGQASASLLASHIIGQTTQDLKMLRKIIHHMLTKGGPPPQAPFEAFSCLQPIKNFKARHTSVMLPFDAVIDCIEQIEEK encoded by the coding sequence ATGATTGACAGTCTCTACAGTGATAAAATACTTGAATATGCCGCCCATATAAGCAAATTTGGACGTCTTAATAATCCGGATGCAACATCAAAAAAACACGCACGCCTTTGCGGGTCAACAATTACTGTAGATCTAAAAATAAAAAATAATATCGTCACAGAGTTTGCTCACGAAGGACATGCATGTGTGCTAGGACAAGCTTCGGCTTCCCTTTTAGCATCCCATATTATAGGACAAACAACACAAGATCTTAAAATGTTACGTAAAATTATTCATCATATGCTAACGAAAGGTGGACCACCTCCTCAAGCTCCATTTGAAGCATTTTCTTGTTTGCAACCGATTAAAAACTTTAAAGCACGTCATACATCAGTCATGCTTCCCTTTGATGCCGTCATCGATTGTATTGAACAAATTGAGGAAAAATAA
- the folE gene encoding GTP cyclohydrolase I FolE codes for MHDIVKGGFVDPFSSEKPPSFGEVEEAIRTLLLWMGENPNREGLVNTPRRVAKAYRELFIGYRKSVEEILDTVFEEVSGYNDAIIMKNIPFYSHCEHHMIPIVGRAHIGYFPGSKIVGLSKIARVVDIFARRLQTQEAMTSQITDALAVHLQPRGVAVLIEAEHMCMTMRGIQKQGTTTITTSFRGCYEEDQSVQENFIKMTQRL; via the coding sequence ATGCATGATATTGTTAAAGGAGGTTTTGTAGATCCATTTTCATCTGAAAAGCCTCCTAGTTTTGGAGAGGTAGAAGAAGCGATTCGTACATTGTTATTATGGATGGGGGAAAATCCAAATCGAGAAGGGCTTGTCAACACTCCAAGACGTGTAGCTAAAGCGTATCGTGAGCTTTTTATTGGTTATAGAAAATCTGTCGAAGAAATTTTAGATACAGTTTTTGAAGAAGTCTCAGGATACAATGATGCAATAATCATGAAAAATATTCCTTTTTATTCACATTGTGAGCACCATATGATCCCCATTGTTGGGAGAGCTCATATTGGGTATTTTCCTGGCTCAAAGATTGTTGGCCTTTCAAAAATTGCCCGTGTTGTCGATATTTTTGCTCGTCGCTTACAGACACAAGAAGCTATGACCTCTCAAATAACTGATGCTTTGGCAGTGCATTTACAGCCTCGTGGTGTTGCGGTTTTGATTGAGGCTGAACACATGTGCATGACTATGAGAGGAATTCAAAAGCAAGGTACGACAACGATTACAACAAGTTTTCGTGGTTGTTATGAAGAAGATCAAAGTGTACAGGAAAACTTTATAAAGATGACGCAAAGATTATAA
- a CDS encoding alpha/beta hydrolase: MRITVFLKYLIFFVCLSLLTACSTSRAVLWHGVHATPSMIAVQREVEDRQILPKTVVPVYVATSRMMQNNYSQPYGAERSNKVHYNRVDVGIPQLHVKGLVEINAYKPTHDKYFAAVALQKYDNKEQFKQQLNAALAKKPKGKREIFLFIHGYNNNFADGVFRTAQFSYDYSLDVVSVHYSWPSAGSVPLYLYDRDSANFARDGLIELLKVISETNADQISVIAHSMGNFVIMESFRTLALQGNCKPIRRITSFLMAAPDIDVDVFERQLNDIKKLPQPTAILVSRADKALAVSGRLTGGHHRVGDGSDIEMLRKNGIAVLDVSNVDGGAHNVFASSPTLMALSREGSLASKIMQGTELSPSQALLADSSTVLEKTTHLILYTPVRFLTSTVQH, encoded by the coding sequence GTGAGAATTACAGTGTTTTTAAAGTATTTGATATTCTTCGTTTGTCTTTCTTTATTAACGGCGTGTAGTACATCCCGTGCTGTGCTTTGGCATGGGGTCCACGCAACACCGTCTATGATTGCAGTACAAAGAGAAGTTGAAGATAGGCAGATTCTTCCAAAAACTGTTGTTCCAGTGTATGTTGCAACAAGTCGTATGATGCAAAATAACTATTCTCAGCCTTATGGAGCAGAGCGATCAAATAAAGTGCACTATAACCGCGTTGACGTAGGGATCCCTCAGCTACATGTAAAGGGTCTTGTTGAAATAAACGCTTATAAACCTACCCATGATAAGTATTTTGCAGCAGTAGCGTTACAAAAATACGATAACAAAGAACAGTTTAAGCAGCAATTAAATGCTGCTTTAGCAAAAAAGCCCAAAGGAAAAAGAGAAATTTTTCTTTTTATTCATGGCTATAATAACAACTTTGCTGATGGTGTATTCCGTACAGCACAATTTTCATACGATTACTCTTTGGATGTTGTTTCCGTACACTATTCTTGGCCGTCTGCTGGATCAGTTCCTCTTTATCTTTATGACCGTGATAGCGCTAATTTTGCGCGTGATGGACTGATAGAACTTTTGAAAGTCATCAGTGAAACTAATGCTGATCAGATTTCGGTTATTGCGCACTCTATGGGCAATTTTGTTATAATGGAGTCATTTAGAACTTTAGCATTACAGGGGAACTGTAAACCTATTCGCCGTATTACAAGTTTTTTAATGGCAGCGCCGGATATTGATGTTGATGTGTTTGAACGTCAGCTTAATGATATTAAAAAATTGCCTCAACCTACAGCCATTTTAGTCTCTCGTGCGGATAAAGCGCTCGCTGTTTCCGGACGTCTTACGGGAGGACATCATCGTGTGGGAGATGGTTCAGACATTGAAATGTTGCGTAAAAATGGAATAGCTGTTCTTGATGTCTCTAATGTTGATGGTGGAGCGCATAATGTTTTTGCATCTTCACCAACATTGATGGCTCTTTCTCGAGAAGGTTCGTTGGCTTCAAAAATTATGCAAGGTACAGAATTATCACCTAGTCAGGCGCTTCTTGCTGATAGTAGTACCGTT